The following are from one region of the Ochotona princeps isolate mOchPri1 chromosome 4, mOchPri1.hap1, whole genome shotgun sequence genome:
- the LOC101533410 gene encoding olfactory receptor 5M11 has protein sequence MSLHFYCSAPDSQEMPIMNSTALTEFILLGLTDCPELQPLLFVLFLIVYLSTLLGNLGMIVLIRMDTRLHTPMYFFLTNLAFVDLCYASNATPQMLANFLSDKKTISFVGCFTQCYVFIALLLTEFYMLAAMAYDRYVAICNPLHYNVRMSRRVCIGLAAFPYVYGFSDGLFQTILTFRLTFCRSNVINHFYCADPPLIRLSCSDTSVKEYAMLVSAGFNLSSSLTIIVVSYAFIIAAILRIKSAEGQRKAFSTCGSHMMAVTLFYGTLFCMYVRPPTDKTVEESKIIAVFYTFVTPVLNPLIYSLRNKDVKQALLKILTRNRVTVASVFKLSQKTSF, from the exons ATGTCATTGCATTTCTACTGCTCAG CCCCAGACTCTCAGGAAATGCCCATCATGAACAGCACTGCTCTAACAGAATTCATCTTACTGGGGCTCACAGATTGCCCTGAACTGCAGCCTCTCCTCTTCGTGCTGTTTCTGATTGTTTACCTCAGCACTCTCTTGGGAAACCTGGGCATGATCGTGTTAATCAGAATGGACACTCGCCttcacacacccatgtacttcttcctcaccAACTTAGCCTTTGTGGACTTGTGCTATGCCTCTAATGCCACGCCACAGATGCTGGCTAATTTCTTATCAGACAAGAAGACCATTTCCTTTGTTGGCTGTTTCACACAGTGTTATGTATTCATCGCTCTTCTCCTCACCGAGTTCTACATGCTGGCAGCAATGGCCTACGATCGCTACGTGGCCATATGTAATCCCCTGCACTACAATGTCAGAATGTCCAGGCGGGTCTGCATTGGTCTGGCCGCATTTCCTTATGTCTATGGCTTCTCAGATGGGCTGTTTCAGACCATCCTGACCTTCCGCCTCACCTTCTGCAGATCCAATGTCATCAACCACTTCTACTGTGCTGACCCACCGCTCATCAGGCTCTCTTGCTCTGACACCTCCGTCAAGGAGTATGCCATGCTCGTATCAGCTGGCTTCAACCTCTCCAGCTCCCTCACCATCATCGTGGTGTCCTATGCCTTCATCATTGCTGCCATCCTGCGGATCAAGTCAGCTGAAGGCCAACGCAAGGCGttctccacctgtggctctcACATGATGGCCGTAACCCTGTTTTATGGGACACTGTTCTGCATGTATGTAAGACCTCCAACAGATAAGACTGTTGAGGAATCGAAGATAATAGCCGTCTTCTACACCTTTGTCACTCCTGTCCTTAATCCTTTGATCTATAGTTTGAGAAATAAAGATGTCAAACAAGCCTTGCTGAAAATCCTCACACGTAATAGGGTCACGGTGGCTTCCGTGTTTAAACTTTCTCAAAAGACTTCATTCTGA